The proteins below come from a single Rutidosis leptorrhynchoides isolate AG116_Rl617_1_P2 unplaced genomic scaffold, CSIRO_AGI_Rlap_v1 contig325, whole genome shotgun sequence genomic window:
- the LOC139882909 gene encoding nibrin homolog has translation MVWGLTPIDSQSGENEYYVFKPGTYKVGRKGCDIIVNKDKGVSRIHAEIKIDTMQRKYSDASKVQIKDCSKYGTFVTRNFGSKEKVQELPNKETTLKEGDLVSFGTSITTYRFCFVPLVFWVCCDKSSQVKNLLEENISLIGAHGIPHWNEECTHVVVDELVPATEELLEAIVSKRPFVLSSWIEFVAEKSIRTEIPSCSAFLPMVSIEGVSAKVVDPRARENCLKGYTFLLEAPNSYFYSNKLQRLLETSGAKVFSVESFQSSSQGPKNEDQNRLICVIPNGAADKFAHVAKCSSLLRVNETDIISAVLSGHLDPALLTTPCVIISSSCSTDETIVADSDAENETATSDPPTKESFPAYDIKPDISSANEIKGDISMDHISMVPENASSLMHEESDKSKTRSQKHAESATTKMDYVCLVKHEDINTSKAAKVQKLDDYGAENMDIIYSQDLIVQNLNLHPTMISSAVKDNVTDFKRFRKANTQSGNSFNNLIPFSKFPYKDSEYTNEEMAEAMKEEKRRKQMEAVSEDLFNNEKGRRRGVAGSLQGLLIRR, from the exons ATGGTGTGGGGTCTCACGCCGATAGACTCACAATCAG GAGAGAATGAGTACTATGTCTTTAAACCAGGAACTTACAAAGTGGGTCGAAAAG GTTGTGATATCATTGTTAATAAAGATAAAGGAGTTTCCAGAATACATGCTGAGATAAAAATCGATACAATGCAAAGAAAATATTCTGATGCATCCAAAGTTCAGATTAAAGATTGTTCAAAGTATGGGACATTTGTCACCCGAAACTTTGGGTCAAAGGAAAAGGTCCAAGAATTGCCAAATAAAGAAACTACTTTAAAAGAAGGAGATCTTGTTTCATTTGGAACCAGTATTACAACCTATAG GTTTTGTTTTGTTCCTCTTGTATTTTGGGTATGTTGCGATAAGTCATCACAAGTTAAGAATCTTCTCGAGGAAAACATTTCGTTGATTG GTGCTCATGGTATTCCTCATTGGAATGAGGAGTGCACCCATGTTGTTGTCGATGAACTTGTGCCAGCAACTGAGGAACTACTTGAAGCTATAGTATCTAAGAGACCTTTCGTTCTCAGTAGTTGGATTGAG TTTGTTGCAGAAAAAAGTATACGGACCGAAATTCCTAGCTGCAGTGC TTTCTTACCAATGGTGTCAATAGAGGGAGTATCAGCAAAAGTTGTTGATCCAAGAGCCCGTGAAAATTGTTTGAAAGGATACACTTTTTTGTTGGAAGCTCCTAACTCG TATTTTTATAGCAATAAGCTTCAACGACTTTTGGAAACCAGTGGTGCCAAGGTGTTCTCAGTTGAAAGTTTtcaatcaagtagccaa GGCCCAAAGAATGAGGATCAGAATCGCCTCATATGCGTTATTCCCAATGGAGCAGCTGACAAGTTTGCACACGTTGCTAAATGCTCTTCTTTACTCAGAGTGAATGAGACAGATATCATATCAGCTGTTCTGTCTGGACATTTAGACCCAGCTTTGTTGACAACTCCATGCG TAATCATTTCCAGCTCATGCTCGACTGATGAGACCATAGTTGCGGATTCCGATGCCGAAAATGAGACTGCCACATCGGATCCTCCAACCAAAGAATCCTTTCCTGCATATGACATCAAGCCAGACATATCCTCTGCAAATGAAATCAAGGGAGACATATCCATGGATCACATTTCCATGGTACCAGAGAATGCATCGTCTCTAATGCACGAGGAAAGTGATAAGAGTAAAACAAGAAGTCAAAAACATGCTGAATCTGCAACGACAAAGATGGATTATGTCTGTTTGGTGAAACACGAGGATATTAACACGAGTAAAGCAGCAAAAGTACAAAAACTTGATGACTATGGAGCAGAAAATATGGATATTATCTACAGTCAAGATTTGATTGTTCAAAATCTGAATCTGCATCCTACCATGATAAGCTCTGCAGTGAAGGATAATGTTACAGATTTCAAAAGGTTTAGAAAG GCCAATACACAATCAGGGAACAGCTTCAACAATCTTATTCCTTTTTCAAAGTTTCCATATAA AGATTCAGAGTATACGAATGAAGAGATGGCCGAGGCAATGAAAGAAGAGAAAAGAAGAAAACAGATGGAAGCTGTATCAGAAGACTTGTTTAATAATGAAAAG GGGAGACGACGTGGGGTTGCTGGTTCTTTGCAAGGACTTCTCATTCGTCGTTAA